Proteins from a genomic interval of Stenotrophomonas sp. WZN-1:
- a CDS encoding RNA polymerase factor sigma-54 — MKTRLQTSLGQHLVLTPQLQQAIKLLQMSTTELELEIAQAVESNPLLDWADSNDGSAANEGSDSADADAPAERTDNGDDWAPAELDWSAAGSGGSFDDDDDTGSAAERVAETETLADHLLWQLHLSHLSMHDRSIGAALIDALDDDGYLREPLATIAETLLPSVHADEDEILAVLHRIQRFDPVGIAARTLGECLQLQLDVLPADTPGLALARQIAAGPLERLPRSGVAGLAHELKQPLDEVDTAVALLRSLDPRPGTQIAPLSQDTYVVPDVVVWRQNGIWRAALAAHAGPKVVIHRGYEQLIRRCGEADAGYLRGQLQEARWLLKGLQQRGETLLRVVRSLILQQAGFLEFGEQALRPLTLREIAAELGLHESTVSRAIARKHVHTPRGTLPLRAFFASGIDTEGGGEASSTAIQAMIRRLIDDENPRKPLSDAKLADLLKSSGIPVARRTVAKYREAMNISASHERVRIA; from the coding sequence ATGAAGACTCGGCTGCAGACATCGTTGGGACAGCACCTGGTGCTCACGCCCCAGCTGCAGCAGGCGATCAAGCTGCTGCAGATGTCCACGACCGAGCTGGAGCTTGAAATCGCCCAGGCCGTGGAAAGCAATCCGCTGCTGGACTGGGCCGACAGCAACGACGGCAGTGCTGCCAATGAAGGCAGCGACAGCGCGGATGCCGACGCGCCCGCCGAACGCACCGACAACGGTGACGACTGGGCACCGGCCGAACTCGACTGGAGTGCCGCCGGCAGTGGCGGCAGCTTCGACGATGACGATGACACCGGCAGCGCCGCCGAGCGCGTGGCCGAAACCGAGACGCTGGCCGACCACCTGCTGTGGCAGCTGCACCTGTCGCATCTTTCCATGCATGACCGCAGCATCGGCGCTGCGCTGATCGATGCGTTGGACGACGACGGTTACCTGCGCGAACCGCTGGCCACCATCGCCGAAACCCTGCTGCCGTCGGTCCATGCCGATGAGGATGAAATCCTTGCGGTGCTGCATCGCATCCAGCGCTTCGACCCGGTCGGCATTGCCGCGCGCACGCTCGGCGAGTGCCTGCAGCTGCAGCTGGACGTGTTGCCTGCCGACACGCCGGGTCTGGCGCTGGCGCGACAGATTGCCGCAGGCCCGCTGGAACGGCTGCCGCGCAGTGGCGTCGCCGGGCTGGCCCATGAACTGAAACAGCCACTGGACGAGGTCGACACGGCGGTCGCCCTGCTGCGCTCGCTGGACCCGCGCCCAGGTACGCAGATCGCGCCGCTTTCGCAGGACACCTACGTGGTGCCCGACGTGGTGGTGTGGCGGCAGAACGGCATCTGGCGCGCGGCGCTTGCGGCCCACGCCGGGCCGAAGGTGGTGATCCACCGTGGCTACGAACAGCTGATCCGCCGCTGTGGCGAGGCCGACGCCGGCTACCTGCGCGGCCAGCTGCAGGAGGCGCGCTGGCTGTTGAAGGGCCTGCAGCAGCGCGGCGAAACCCTGCTGCGGGTGGTGCGCAGCCTGATCCTGCAACAGGCCGGCTTCCTCGAATTCGGCGAGCAGGCGCTGCGCCCGCTGACCCTGCGCGAGATCGCCGCCGAGCTGGGCCTGCACGAATCCACGGTGTCGCGTGCAATCGCCCGCAAGCACGTGCATACGCCGCGCGGCACCCTGCCGCTGCGCGCCTTCTTCGCCTCGGGCATCGATACCGAAGGCGGTGGCGAGGCGTCCAGCACGGCCATCCAGGCGATGATCCGGCGCCTGATCGACGATGAGAACCCGCGCAAGCCGCTTTCTGACGCCAAGCTGGCTGACCTGCTCAAATCGTCGGGAATTCCAGTGGCGCGACGCACCGTGGCGAAGTATCGTGAAGCCATGAACATCTCCGCCTCGCACGAAAGGGTCAGAATCGCTTGA
- the lptB gene encoding LPS export ABC transporter ATP-binding protein: MLVAKGLRKRYKQREVVKDFGLTLDAGEVVGLLGPNGAGKTTCFYMIVGLVAADAGSIVLDGKDITSDPMYTRAKQGVGYLPQEPSVFRKLTVADNLRLVLELREDLDSAGRERELNSLLDELQLGHVADQLGASLSGGERRRCEIARALAAQPRLILLDEPFAGVDPISVGEIQRIVTHLKQRGIGVLITDHNVRETLGICDRAYILAEGTVLAQGSPEAILDNADVRRVYLGDSFKL; encoded by the coding sequence ATGCTCGTCGCCAAGGGCCTGCGCAAGCGCTACAAGCAGCGCGAAGTCGTCAAGGACTTCGGGCTGACCCTCGACGCCGGCGAAGTGGTGGGCCTGCTCGGCCCCAACGGCGCCGGCAAGACCACCTGCTTCTACATGATCGTCGGCCTGGTCGCCGCCGATGCCGGCAGCATCGTGCTCGACGGCAAGGACATCACCAGCGACCCGATGTATACCCGCGCCAAGCAGGGCGTGGGCTACCTGCCGCAGGAACCGTCGGTGTTCCGCAAGCTGACCGTGGCCGACAACCTCCGCCTGGTACTGGAGCTGCGCGAAGACCTGGATTCGGCCGGCCGCGAACGCGAGTTGAACAGCCTGCTCGACGAACTGCAGCTGGGCCATGTCGCCGACCAGCTCGGCGCCAGCCTGTCCGGCGGCGAACGTCGTCGCTGCGAGATCGCCCGCGCACTGGCCGCACAGCCGCGCCTGATCCTGCTCGACGAACCGTTTGCCGGTGTCGACCCGATCTCGGTGGGGGAAATCCAGCGCATCGTCACCCACCTCAAGCAGCGTGGCATCGGCGTGCTGATCACCGACCACAACGTGCGCGAGACCTTGGGAATCTGCGACCGCGCGTATATCCTCGCCGAGGGCACCGTGCTGGCCCAGGGCTCGCCAGAGGCGATCCTGGACAACGCCGACGTACGTCGCGTCTACCTTGGGGATTCCTTCAAGCTGTGA
- the lptA gene encoding lipopolysaccharide transport periplasmic protein LptA, protein MKIPFAAVLALGLLVPSAAFAKSTDRNENMNIDSGAQSGVLTGDGKTVLSQGVTVTQGSLDIRSSEAEIYLKDGEAVRAVFTGKQATMKQQLDDGTWMDAVADRIDYDIKTEIITLTGNYKVTSARGTNAGQRMVYNTRSGEMNSGGDGSRVRTVIPPKNKNPAAQPTATPKAAAPASTPAKPAGSKK, encoded by the coding sequence ATGAAGATTCCCTTTGCAGCCGTACTCGCGCTCGGCCTGCTTGTTCCCAGCGCTGCCTTTGCCAAGTCCACCGACCGCAACGAGAACATGAACATCGATTCCGGCGCCCAGTCGGGCGTGCTCACCGGCGATGGCAAGACCGTGCTCTCGCAGGGCGTGACCGTCACCCAGGGCTCGCTGGACATCCGCTCGTCCGAAGCCGAGATCTACCTGAAGGACGGCGAGGCCGTGCGTGCGGTGTTCACCGGCAAGCAGGCCACGATGAAGCAGCAGCTCGACGATGGCACCTGGATGGACGCAGTGGCTGATCGCATCGACTACGACATCAAGACCGAGATCATCACCCTGACCGGCAACTACAAGGTCACCAGCGCGCGCGGCACCAACGCCGGCCAGCGCATGGTCTACAACACCCGCAGCGGTGAGATGAACTCCGGTGGCGATGGCAGCCGGGTGCGCACCGTCATCCCGCCGAAGAACAAGAATCCGGCGGCACAGCCGACGGCCACGCCCAAGGCGGCGGCGCCGGCCAGCACGCCGGCCAAGCCGGCCGGGAGCAAGAAGTAA
- the lptC gene encoding LPS export ABC transporter periplasmic protein LptC: MNLPTLNWRTVLGIGLLLAALLSSWAALRNRDKGPASGGQEVGVDYILHDFQIVALDEHGKESTTLRAPLLERQRGDQTINIATPLFEMPDKDGRHWTLRAETGWLSAKGDEMKLRGNVAGDSPADPGVVPTTFRTDHLDVFPKENRARTDALVTMTRPGMEQSGVGFEVDSKNNTYHFLSQSKGRYTPRR, translated from the coding sequence ATGAACCTGCCGACCCTGAACTGGCGCACCGTGCTCGGCATCGGCCTGCTGCTGGCGGCCCTGCTCAGCAGCTGGGCGGCCCTGCGCAACCGCGACAAGGGTCCGGCCAGTGGCGGCCAGGAAGTCGGCGTGGACTACATCCTGCATGACTTCCAGATCGTCGCCCTGGATGAGCACGGCAAGGAATCGACCACCCTGCGCGCACCGTTGCTGGAGCGCCAGCGTGGCGACCAGACCATCAACATCGCCACGCCGCTGTTCGAGATGCCGGACAAGGATGGCAGGCACTGGACCCTGCGTGCCGAGACCGGCTGGCTCAGCGCCAAGGGCGACGAGATGAAGCTGCGCGGCAATGTCGCCGGCGACAGCCCGGCCGATCCCGGCGTGGTGCCGACCACCTTCCGCACCGACCACCTGGATGTGTTCCCGAAGGAGAACCGTGCCCGCACTGATGCGCTGGTCACCATGACCCGCCCCGGCATGGAACAGTCCGGCGTTGGCTTCGAGGTGGATTCGAAGAACAACACGTATCATTTCCTCAGCCAGTCCAAGGGCCGCTACACGCCCCGTCGCTGA
- a CDS encoding HAD hydrolase family protein, whose amino-acid sequence MPWSPLPAFPAHLHAAAARVRLACFDVDGTLTDGRLYYDKDGNESKAYFVQDGLGLKLLQQHGIHPVLITARNSQSALKRGADLGIDTQIAVGDKLASVQALCAQHGIGLEQVAFMGDDLPDLAPLGAVGLAVAPANAHPWIAERVHWQTRADGGRGAARELCDILLAAQGHVDTVLARFGA is encoded by the coding sequence ATGCCCTGGTCCCCCCTGCCCGCCTTCCCCGCCCACCTGCATGCCGCCGCGGCCCGCGTCCGCCTGGCCTGCTTCGACGTGGACGGCACCCTCACCGACGGTCGGCTGTACTACGACAAGGACGGCAACGAGAGCAAGGCATACTTCGTGCAGGACGGCCTGGGCCTGAAACTGCTGCAGCAGCACGGCATCCACCCCGTGCTGATTACCGCGCGCAACAGCCAGTCCGCGCTCAAGCGCGGCGCCGACCTCGGCATCGACACCCAGATCGCCGTGGGCGACAAGCTGGCCAGCGTGCAGGCGCTGTGTGCGCAGCACGGCATCGGCCTGGAGCAGGTGGCCTTCATGGGCGACGACCTGCCGGACCTGGCGCCGCTGGGCGCGGTCGGCCTGGCAGTGGCGCCGGCCAACGCCCACCCGTGGATCGCCGAGCGCGTGCACTGGCAGACCCGCGCCGATGGCGGACGTGGCGCTGCCCGTGAGCTGTGCGACATCCTGCTGGCCGCCCAGGGCCACGTGGACACGGTCCTGGCGAGGTTCGGCGCATGA
- a CDS encoding KpsF/GutQ family sugar-phosphate isomerase produces MAESLLPPRSVDPASLVASGRRVFEIEQQALDAVADRLGEAFQQACQAILASRGRVVATGMGKSGHIARKIAATLASTGTPAFYVHPGEAGHGDLGMITEDDVVLALSYSGESDEVLMLLPVLKRQGNVLISMTGRPQSSLATAADIHLDVSVPAEACPLALAPTSSTTASLAMGDALAVALLDARGFTADDFARSHPAGSLGRRLLLHITDVMHTGEDLPSVGADASLSEALMEMSRKRLGMTAVVDADGVLIGLFTDGDLRRALDSALDVRTAKIADVMTRNPRTIGADQLAVEAARLMETHKITGLIVVDGQGRAVGALNIHDLLRARVV; encoded by the coding sequence ATGGCCGAATCCCTGTTGCCCCCCCGTTCCGTCGACCCTGCCAGCCTGGTCGCCAGTGGCCGCCGCGTCTTCGAGATCGAGCAGCAGGCGCTGGATGCCGTGGCCGACCGCCTCGGCGAGGCCTTCCAGCAGGCCTGCCAGGCGATCCTGGCCAGCCGCGGCCGGGTGGTCGCCACCGGCATGGGCAAGTCCGGGCATATCGCCCGCAAGATCGCCGCTACGCTGGCCTCGACCGGCACTCCCGCGTTCTACGTGCACCCGGGCGAAGCCGGCCATGGTGACCTGGGCATGATCACCGAGGACGACGTGGTGCTGGCCCTGTCCTATTCGGGCGAGTCGGACGAAGTGCTGATGCTGCTGCCGGTGCTCAAGCGCCAGGGCAACGTGCTGATTTCCATGACCGGCCGCCCGCAGTCGAGCCTGGCCACCGCCGCCGACATCCACCTGGACGTCAGTGTGCCGGCCGAGGCCTGCCCGCTGGCGCTGGCGCCGACCTCCAGCACCACCGCCTCGCTGGCGATGGGCGACGCGCTGGCCGTGGCCCTGCTTGACGCGCGCGGCTTCACCGCCGACGACTTCGCCCGCTCGCACCCGGCCGGCAGCCTTGGCCGTCGCCTGCTGCTGCACATCACCGACGTCATGCACACCGGCGAGGACCTGCCCAGCGTGGGTGCCGACGCCAGCCTCAGCGAAGCGCTGATGGAGATGAGCCGCAAGCGGCTGGGCATGACCGCCGTGGTGGATGCCGATGGCGTGCTGATCGGCCTGTTCACCGACGGCGACCTGCGCCGGGCGCTGGACAGTGCGCTGGACGTGCGCACCGCGAAGATCGCCGATGTGATGACCCGCAACCCACGCACCATCGGCGCCGACCAGCTGGCGGTGGAGGCTGCCCGGCTGATGGAGACCCACAAGATCACCGGCCTGATCGTGGTCGACGGCCAGGGCCGCGCGGTCGGCGCCCTGAACATTCATGACCTGTTGCGGGCCCGGGTGGTTTAA
- a CDS encoding BolA family protein yields the protein MDADTIRNLIETGLPGARADVQGDDGVHFEATVVCEAFAGKMPLARHRMVYATLGDLMGGAIHALALKTVTPAEAG from the coding sequence TTGGACGCCGACACCATCCGCAATCTGATCGAAACCGGCCTGCCCGGCGCCCGCGCCGACGTGCAGGGCGACGATGGCGTGCATTTCGAAGCGACCGTGGTCTGCGAGGCCTTTGCCGGCAAGATGCCGCTGGCTCGCCACCGGATGGTGTATGCCACCCTGGGCGACCTGATGGGCGGCGCGATCCACGCGCTGGCGCTGAAAACCGTGACCCCGGCCGAAGCCGGCTGA
- the murA gene encoding UDP-N-acetylglucosamine 1-carboxyvinyltransferase, producing the protein MAKIVVTGGAALHGEVSISGAKNAVLPILCATLLADAPVEITNVPHLHDVVTTVKLLGELGAKVTIDQGTLSRGSAIVVDPRSVNQHVAPYELVKTMRASILVLGPLLARFGAAEVSLPGGCAIGSRPVDQHIKGLQALGAEIVVENGFIKATAKRLKGGHFTFDMVSVTGTENVLMGAVLAEGTTILDNCAMEPEVTDLAHCLIALGAKIEGLGTARLVIEGVERLSGGRHEVLPDRIETGTFLVAAAMTGGKVTVNRARPNTMDAVLSKLVEAGATIETTDDTITLDMQGKRPKAVNLTTAPYPAFPTDMQAQFMALNCVADGVGVINETIFENRFMHVNELLRLGADIQVEGHTAIVRGSEHLSGAPVMATDLRASASLILAGLMASGDTTIDRIYHLDRGYENIEEKLSSLGATIRRVP; encoded by the coding sequence ATGGCCAAGATCGTTGTGACCGGCGGCGCTGCGCTGCACGGTGAAGTGAGCATCTCCGGCGCCAAGAACGCCGTCCTCCCCATTCTCTGCGCGACCCTGCTGGCCGATGCGCCGGTGGAGATCACCAACGTGCCGCACCTGCACGACGTGGTCACCACGGTGAAGCTGCTCGGCGAGCTGGGTGCCAAGGTCACCATCGACCAGGGCACGCTGTCGCGCGGCAGCGCGATCGTGGTCGACCCGCGCTCGGTGAACCAGCACGTGGCGCCGTACGAGCTGGTCAAGACCATGCGCGCCTCGATCCTGGTGCTGGGCCCGCTGCTGGCCCGCTTCGGCGCGGCGGAAGTGTCGCTGCCCGGCGGCTGCGCGATCGGTTCGCGTCCGGTCGACCAGCACATCAAGGGCCTGCAGGCGCTGGGTGCCGAGATCGTGGTCGAGAACGGCTTCATCAAGGCCACCGCCAAGCGCCTGAAGGGCGGCCATTTCACCTTCGACATGGTCAGCGTCACTGGCACCGAGAACGTGCTGATGGGCGCGGTGCTGGCTGAAGGCACCACCATCCTCGACAACTGTGCGATGGAACCGGAAGTGACCGATCTGGCGCATTGCCTGATCGCGCTGGGCGCGAAGATCGAAGGCCTCGGCACCGCGCGCCTGGTCATCGAAGGCGTTGAGCGCCTGTCCGGTGGCCGCCACGAAGTGCTGCCCGATCGCATCGAAACCGGTACCTTCCTGGTGGCCGCGGCGATGACTGGCGGCAAGGTCACGGTCAACCGTGCGCGCCCGAACACCATGGACGCGGTGCTGTCCAAGCTGGTCGAAGCCGGTGCGACGATCGAGACCACCGACGACACCATCACCCTGGACATGCAGGGCAAGCGACCGAAGGCGGTCAACCTGACCACCGCGCCGTACCCGGCATTCCCGACCGACATGCAGGCGCAGTTCATGGCGCTCAACTGCGTGGCCGACGGCGTCGGCGTGATCAACGAAACGATCTTCGAGAACCGTTTCATGCACGTCAACGAACTGCTGCGCCTGGGCGCGGACATCCAGGTTGAAGGCCACACCGCCATCGTGCGTGGCAGCGAGCACCTGAGCGGTGCACCGGTGATGGCCACCGACCTGCGCGCCTCGGCCTCGCTGATCCTGGCAGGCCTGATGGCCAGCGGCGATACCACCATCGACCGCATCTACCACCTTGATCGTGGCTACGAGAACATCGAAGAGAAGCTGTCTTCGCTCGGCGCCACCATCCGGCGCGTGCCATGA
- a CDS encoding DUF3108 domain-containing protein has protein sequence MSTLTRPLTWIAAAALSMASLPAMALQPFKADYLASYMGMQANGSMTLSSEGASKWRYTLQVKNQLADLSQSTVFEEVRGQLRPLSSQDRSALLVKKRNVQANYNWTSNQATWTGDIKPDRAGPIALKSGDMDALLINLAIARDLAAGKPLTYRMVDEGRIKNMTYRVIGKESITVGGKSYEATKVSRADGNKELIAWIVPEFPVPARMLQRESGRDALDLTIKAMN, from the coding sequence ATGAGCACCCTGACCCGCCCCCTCACCTGGATCGCCGCGGCCGCGCTGTCGATGGCCAGCCTGCCGGCCATGGCGCTGCAGCCGTTCAAGGCCGATTACCTGGCCAGCTACATGGGCATGCAGGCCAACGGCAGCATGACGCTGAGCAGCGAGGGAGCCAGCAAGTGGCGCTACACGCTGCAGGTGAAGAACCAGCTGGCCGACCTGAGCCAGAGCACGGTGTTCGAAGAGGTGCGCGGCCAGCTCCGCCCGCTCAGCAGCCAGGACCGTTCGGCGCTGCTGGTGAAGAAGCGTAACGTGCAGGCCAACTACAACTGGACCAGCAACCAGGCCACCTGGACCGGCGACATCAAGCCGGACCGCGCCGGCCCGATCGCACTGAAGTCTGGTGACATGGATGCACTGCTGATCAACCTGGCGATCGCCCGCGACCTGGCCGCCGGCAAGCCGCTGACCTATCGCATGGTCGACGAAGGCCGCATCAAGAACATGACCTACCGAGTGATCGGCAAGGAATCGATCACCGTGGGCGGCAAGAGCTATGAAGCCACCAAGGTTTCGCGCGCCGACGGCAACAAGGAACTGATCGCATGGATCGTGCCGGAGTTCCCGGTGCCGGCGCGCATGCTGCAGCGTGAGAGCGGCCGCGATGCGCTCGACCTGACCATCAAGGCGATGAACTGA
- a CDS encoding DUF3108 domain-containing protein — MKTTTLLSTPLLLSLAVFPGVGWGQAQAPATPPEPVPAAQPPADAPAVPMPPALAWEPPPLQPFSATYQAFYKGKEAGDASMQVTHTGGSQWRVDMQVVGRRGFASVLGLNIEQSTVFEERNGAYAPLSQSTVRKGLFLGKKAVGTYNWQAGTAQWTGDVKKERAQPIPLQPGDQSALLINLAIMRDARPGATMHYRYVDMGKVRQHDYQAAPQTENVEVGDLSYNALRVYRTNGGNNETILWIANGVPTPVRILQREDGEDRVDLRLIEYQGV, encoded by the coding sequence ATGAAGACCACGACCCTGCTGTCCACTCCATTGCTGTTGTCGCTTGCCGTGTTCCCCGGCGTGGGCTGGGGCCAGGCACAGGCGCCCGCCACCCCGCCGGAACCCGTGCCCGCAGCGCAGCCTCCTGCCGATGCGCCGGCCGTACCGATGCCACCTGCACTGGCCTGGGAGCCACCGCCGCTGCAGCCGTTCAGCGCCACCTACCAGGCCTTCTACAAGGGCAAGGAGGCCGGCGACGCCAGCATGCAGGTCACCCACACCGGCGGCAGCCAGTGGCGTGTGGACATGCAGGTGGTCGGCCGCCGCGGCTTTGCCAGCGTGCTCGGCCTGAACATCGAGCAGAGCACGGTGTTCGAGGAGCGCAACGGCGCCTATGCACCGCTCAGTCAGAGTACGGTGCGCAAGGGCCTGTTCCTTGGCAAGAAGGCGGTCGGCACGTACAACTGGCAGGCCGGCACCGCGCAGTGGACCGGCGACGTCAAGAAGGAACGTGCGCAGCCGATCCCGCTGCAGCCGGGCGACCAGAGCGCGCTGCTGATCAATCTGGCGATCATGCGCGATGCCCGTCCAGGTGCCACCATGCACTACCGCTACGTGGACATGGGCAAGGTCCGCCAGCATGACTACCAGGCCGCGCCGCAGACCGAGAACGTCGAGGTCGGCGACCTGTCCTACAACGCGCTGCGGGTCTACCGGACCAACGGCGGCAACAACGAAACCATCCTCTGGATCGCCAACGGTGTCCCCACCCCGGTGCGCATCCTGCAACGCGAAGACGGCGAAGACCGCGTCGATCTGCGCCTGATCGAATACCAAGGAGTCTGA
- the purN gene encoding phosphoribosylglycinamide formyltransferase has product MTAPTRIAVLASGRGSNLQAILDAIADGRLPAEVVGVFSDRPAAEALQRVAPNLRWAHAPKSFSDRASYEQALGDALAAVQPDWIVCAGYMRILGAAFVQRFNGRLVNIHPSLLPLHKGLDTHARALKAGDAEHGASVHLVVPELDAGAVLAQARVPVQPGDDANCLAARVLAVEHPLLIATLQLLCSGRLAEREGQPQLDGHPLFSPLALDSAGNLNR; this is encoded by the coding sequence ATGACCGCGCCAACCCGCATTGCCGTGCTTGCCTCCGGCCGCGGCAGCAACCTGCAGGCCATCCTCGACGCCATTGCCGACGGGCGCCTGCCCGCCGAGGTGGTCGGCGTGTTTTCCGACCGCCCCGCCGCAGAGGCCCTGCAGCGCGTCGCACCGAACCTGCGCTGGGCGCATGCACCGAAGTCCTTCAGCGACCGCGCCAGCTACGAGCAGGCGCTCGGCGATGCGCTGGCCGCAGTACAGCCGGACTGGATCGTCTGCGCCGGCTACATGCGCATCCTCGGCGCGGCCTTCGTACAGCGCTTCAATGGCCGGCTGGTCAACATCCATCCATCGCTGCTGCCGTTGCACAAGGGCCTGGACACCCACGCACGGGCGCTGAAGGCGGGCGACGCCGAGCACGGTGCCAGCGTGCATCTGGTCGTGCCCGAGCTGGATGCGGGCGCCGTGCTGGCGCAGGCGCGCGTACCGGTACAGCCAGGTGATGACGCGAACTGCCTTGCTGCACGCGTGCTGGCGGTGGAGCACCCCTTGCTGATCGCCACCCTGCAGCTGTTGTGCAGCGGCCGCCTGGCTGAACGGGAGGGCCAGCCGCAACTGGACGGTCACCCCCTGTTTAGCCCGTTGGCCCTAGATTCCGCCGGGAACCTGAACCGGTAG